The genomic stretch GTGTGTGCATAAAATGTATGAATTATGGACTTACAGGTGAAAGCACTCTTGCTGAGCCATGTATCTACTTCGCCTTTCTAAAGTTCACGTGGTTGAACTTGCCTACATTGGATTGTACTTTGTTACCTCCCTTAGGAGTGGTGATCGATTTATTGAAGAGAAGACTCTCCTGTTGGCTGTCCGCTcgtttgtatttttttctcagttaAGTGCTTGGCTGAGTGTTTCTCATGGTGCTATTCCACGGAACATTCTCTACAGGTATGTTTAGAGCAAGGAAAGCACAATGCGTTTTCAAGCAGGTTGGTTAGTTACTCAATGATATGGTATCTTTTAAATGGTTTAGATATAATTGGATAAAATTTAGGTATAATTTCTAGATATAATTGGATTTCTGGATATAATTGGATAAAATTTGCTGAGATTTTTGGTAAAATATGATCAAGAAATTTAGATTGTAACAATATAAACTTTACTTGTTGGGTTAAATTTGATCTAGAATGGTATTCAGAAAACATAAGCTTGCTTTAGAGAACCAAGAATTGACTTGAAGCTGCCATATCCTGAAGTGTAAATGTTTTCTGGGATGTCAAGTTTCTGTGACGCTACTCCCCATATCTTGAAAGGTATTTGCTGATCAACAGCTAGTTTTCTGCTTAGGCTGGGTGCCAGTGAGATTGTGTCTGTTAGAATTAAGTTagtttgggctcggcagcgtggcctagtggctaaggtcctcgccttgatcccatgtggccactggttctgatcccggcagctccacttcctctctctctctctcctcctctcagtatatctgactttgtaataaaaatgaaataaatctttaaaaaaaaaaagaattaagttaGTTCACCTCTCAGTAAACAATGTGAGGTCCTTCTTTCTGTTGACAGGTATTTGTAAGTTTCAGTAATCTTGAATGTTCACATTCTTAATACTGTTTAAGTGGCCTGACAGCCTTAAAAAGACCACTTACattgattttattaaaaaaatacttggtaAAATGACTAAATATATTCCTCAGTGATAATTAATGTAAATAAAGGTAAGCTAATTActccattacatttttaaaataatgcacaaTTATAAAGATACGATTTTTATGATCTTCTGATTCAGTGTTGTTTGTATGACTCTAGAATCAGTGCCGCTGATGTAGACCTACAGTGGAATTTTTCACAGACTCCAATTGAACATGTGTTTCCTGTTCCCAATGTGTCCCACAATGTGGCCTTGAAAGTCAGCGTTCAGTCCCTGCCCAGACAATCGAATTATCCAATTTTGACCTGTAGtattcacaccaatattggccTTTATGAGAAGAGAATTCAAGACCGTGAACTGAAAACCCCTCAGCACCGCAGTTCTAATGAAGAACAGTGTAGTAGAAGCAGCTCACCTCGGCTGTGTAGCAAACACACTTGGACCATGGCACCTGAAAGTGTATTGCATGTTAAAAATGGCACAACTCCAGAATATACTTCATCTGTCAAAAATGTCAAACTGTGTCCAAGCGCTGGCAGTAAATGTGACTATGGGACATCTCAAGCCAATATTCGGGGCTTTAGTGGGTTAGGAGAGGTAAAGACACATGAAACATCAGGGAGaactttaaaatcattttcagtGATTGATTCCAGTGTCTCTGGCAGGCAGAGTTCCTGGAATTCAGTTGGTGAGACTAACCCTTTAATCGGCTCTTTAATTCAAGATCGACAAGAAGTTATTGCAAGAATTGCTCAGCATTTGATTCATTGTGATCCAAGCACTTCACATGGCTCTGGGCATCCATTTCATACTCAAGAGTCTACTTCACCCAACTCAAAACTTTTCCGGGcttcacaagaaaatgaaaatgtgagaaAATGTAAAGAAACTTTCCCTATATCCTTTGGTAGTCCAGAGTTTACCTCCTCAGAAGACACAAACGAGGGGAAAATTCGAGTAAGATCAGAAATTCCTCCAGGTGAAACCTGCATTTCTAATGGCATTTTTTCTCGTCAGTCTGTTGGAGAGACGAATCCTTTGATAGGCTGTTTACTCCAGGAACGGCAAGATGTGATTGCAAGAATTGCTCATCATTTGGAACATATTGATCCAACATCACCTGTCCCACCCCGGCAGTCCTGCAACCTGCACAGTTCCAATTTAGGACCTTCTAAAGTGTTTAGGAGTTCATATGAAGACAAAAATTtgttgaagaaaattaaaaatgatgctTCCATTTCCATTTCTCATACAAAATTTTCCTTGTTAGGAGACAACAGTGACTCAGTACCTAATACATGTTTTACTTCTTTCCAATGCAATAGTAAAGGAAAGTTTTTGAAATCACAAATAGGAAATCAGTGTCAAAACATTTCTAGTGAAATCCTCCAGAGTGCTTATCAAAAGACACAGAACAAAGATGACAGTTTATTAACTTCCTCAAATATATCTCAATGTGAAGAAAATAATGTAGATTTAATAAATAGATTGGAAAATAAACTTTCTGAGTCCTGGTTTAAGGAACAAGACTTTGGCAATGGAATTGATAAACAGTACTCAAGTTGCAACAGTATTGACAAACAGTTCTGCACAAATAAATACAaggaaaaagtaataaaaagcGAGAAGTATAATCCAGAATCTCTTGCCAATCTCCAACTTGATGACTCAAAAAAAATTGATCCAGCAGTTAAAGTTACCATGTTGGGAGTATCAGAATATTTGGACAACCGTGAAAATGAGTGCTCAAATAAAGACTCAATAAGACCTAAAACATGTGAGCAAAATTTCTACCTTAATAGCATAGAAGATTATCTCAACAAAGATAATAAAGGCTCTAATGGTAAAAAATTAGACCAGTTGAAAAATGAACAGGATAAGAAAGAAGACCCAGTGAATGAAGAATCTCAAACCTCTACTCAGAGAAAAAGTATAAAGGACTGTGTCTCCCCCTGTGAACGACTGAAAAATACAGAGGCATTGGTAAGTAGTAACTGCACATAATAACTAATATTTGAAATAGAATTCTCAAGTGTTTATGACTTGTTCACGAGAAATATAGTTAGAAAATTCAAAGTGCCTGTTACATATAGAACTCAATCTGATGTAAGTTTTATACAAAACTACAAGCATTCTTGcaaatactcttttttaaaatatttattttttattgaaaagtcagttatacagagaggaggagagacagagaggaagatattccatctggtgattcactccccaagcggcttcaagaccagaactgagcccatccaaagccaggagccaggagcctcctataggtctcccacacgggtgcagggtcccaaggctttgggctgtcctcagctgctttcccaggccacaagcagggagctggaaggaaagtggattagctgggatacacacaggtgc from Ochotona princeps isolate mOchPri1 chromosome 6, mOchPri1.hap1, whole genome shotgun sequence encodes the following:
- the ATOSA gene encoding atos homolog protein A, producing MKPDRDTLDEYFEYDAEEFLVSLALLITEGRTPECSVKGRAESFHCPPAQSGYPVTTKHECSDKLAQCRQARRTRSEVTLLWKNNLPIMVEVMLLPDCCYSDDGPTTEGIDLNDPAIKQDALLLERWILEPVPRQSGDRFIEEKTLLLAVRSFVFFSQLSAWLSVSHGAIPRNILYRISAADVDLQWNFSQTPIEHVFPVPNVSHNVALKVSVQSLPRQSNYPILTCSIHTNIGLYEKRIQDRELKTPQHRSSNEEQCSRSSSPRLCSKHTWTMAPESVLHVKNGTTPEYTSSVKNVKLCPSAGSKCDYGTSQANIRGFSGLGEVKTHETSGRTLKSFSVIDSSVSGRQSSWNSVGETNPLIGSLIQDRQEVIARIAQHLIHCDPSTSHGSGHPFHTQESTSPNSKLFRASQENENVRKCKETFPISFGSPEFTSSEDTNEGKIRVRSEIPPGETCISNGIFSRQSVGETNPLIGCLLQERQDVIARIAHHLEHIDPTSPVPPRQSCNLHSSNLGPSKVFRSSYEDKNLLKKIKNDASISISHTKFSLLGDNSDSVPNTCFTSFQCNSKGKFLKSQIGNQCQNISSEILQSAYQKTQNKDDSLLTSSNISQCEENNVDLINRLENKLSESWFKEQDFGNGIDKQYSSCNSIDKQFCTNKYKEKVIKSEKYNPESLANLQLDDSKKIDPAVKVTMLGVSEYLDNRENECSNKDSIRPKTCEQNFYLNSIEDYLNKDNKGSNGKKLDQLKNEQDKKEDPVNEESQTSTQRKSIKDCVSPCERLKNTEALRNIPKHSSVWRKHTFHSLDGTSTRAFHPRTGLPLLSSPVPQRKTQSGCFDLDSSLLHLKNLSSRSPQPCLNIEDDPDTQERPFLSSSAPPITSLSLLGNFEESVLNYRLDPLGIVDGFTAEVGASGVFCPTHLTLPVEVSFYSVSDDNAPSPYMGVITLESLGKRGYRVPPSGTIQVTLFNPNKTVVKMFVVIYDLRDMPANHQTFLRQRTFSVPVKQEMKRSVNKENIRHTEERLLRYLIHLRFQSSKSGKIYLHRDVRLLFSRKSMEVDSGAAYELKSYTESPTNPQFSPRC